The following are encoded together in the Gorilla gorilla gorilla isolate KB3781 chromosome 14, NHGRI_mGorGor1-v2.1_pri, whole genome shotgun sequence genome:
- the POLR1D gene encoding DNA-directed RNA polymerases I and III subunit RPAC2 isoform X1: MPRPAAGPCRAAAAPPPSFRPPRLTSVGPSFLPASPPRLALWDRAPDPPAAPEDPETAPAMEEDQELERKISGLKTSMAEGERKTALEMVQAAGTDRHCVTFVLHEEDHTLGNSLRYMIMKNPEVEFCGYTTTHPSESKINLRIQTRGTLPAVEPFQRGLNELMNVCQHVLDKFEASIKDYKDQKASRNESTF; encoded by the exons ATGCCCCGCCCCGCGGCTGGGCCCTGCCGCGCCGCTGcggctcctcctccctccttccgtCCTCCGCGCCTTACGTCGGTcggtccttccttccttcctgcttcgCCTCCGCGCCTCGCGCTATGGGACAGAGCCCCCGATCCGCCAGCAGCACCTGAGGATCCGGAAACCGCCCCAGCGATGGAAGAGGATCAGGAGCTGGAGAG AAAAATATCTGGATTGAAGACCTCAATGGCTGAAGGCGAGAGGAAGACAGCCCTGGAAATGGTCCAGGCAGCTGGAACAGATAGACACTGTGTGACATTTGTATTGCACGAGGAAGACCATACCCTAGGAAATTCTCTACGTTACATGATCATGAAGAACCCGGAAGTGGAATTTTGTGGTTACACTACGACCCATCCTTCAGAGAGCAAAATTAATTTACGCATTCAGACTCGAGGTACCCTTCCAGCTGTTGAGCCATTTCAGAGAGGCCTGAATGAGCTCATGAATGTCTGCCAACATGTGCTTGACAAGTTTGAGGCCAGCATAAAGGACTATAAGGATCAAAAAGCAAGCAGAAATGAATCCACATTCTAG
- the POLR1D gene encoding DNA-directed RNA polymerases I and III subunit RPAC2 isoform X3, whose amino-acid sequence MEEDQELERKISGLKTSMAEGERKTALEMVQAAGTDRHCVTFVLHEEDHTLGNSLRYMIMKNPEVEFCGYTTTHPSESKINLRIQTRGTLPAVEPFQRGLNELMNVCQHVLDKFEASIKDYKDQKASRNESTF is encoded by the exons ATGGAAGAGGATCAGGAGCTGGAGAG AAAAATATCTGGATTGAAGACCTCAATGGCTGAAGGCGAGAGGAAGACAGCCCTGGAAATGGTCCAGGCAGCTGGAACAGATAGACACTGTGTGACATTTGTATTGCACGAGGAAGACCATACCCTAGGAAATTCTCTACGTTACATGATCATGAAGAACCCGGAAGTGGAATTTTGTGGTTACACTACGACCCATCCTTCAGAGAGCAAAATTAATTTACGCATTCAGACTCGAGGTACCCTTCCAGCTGTTGAGCCATTTCAGAGAGGCCTGAATGAGCTCATGAATGTCTGCCAACATGTGCTTGACAAGTTTGAGGCCAGCATAAAGGACTATAAGGATCAAAAAGCAAGCAGAAATGAATCCACATTCTAG